A stretch of Aeromicrobium tamlense DNA encodes these proteins:
- a CDS encoding maleylpyruvate isomerase family mycothiol-dependent enzyme: MTDLSLYVAAWRQSAAAVLALEPADWDVPTDLPGWTAKDVLAHLVHLERVMVEGETDVIGGGSVPADYTNAGVAALRDVPVEQLRADLADLVARRAKTLEELPDPQAAAVNTPAGVEWTWDVALRNRVIDLWSHEQDIRRAVGLPGGLDALGAQVTVGTFAAALPYVLGRKAGAPVGSVVRWVVTGPVPLDSTVGVGDDGRARRTDAEPTATVRMDTEAFAILAAGRRGPDGVEVEIDGDRELAERVLGAMAVTT, translated from the coding sequence ATGACTGACCTCAGCCTCTACGTCGCCGCCTGGCGGCAGTCCGCCGCCGCCGTGCTCGCGCTCGAGCCGGCCGACTGGGACGTCCCCACCGACCTGCCCGGCTGGACCGCGAAGGACGTGCTCGCGCACCTGGTCCACCTCGAGCGCGTGATGGTCGAGGGCGAGACCGACGTGATCGGCGGCGGCAGCGTGCCGGCCGACTACACGAACGCCGGCGTCGCCGCCCTGCGCGACGTGCCGGTGGAGCAGCTGCGCGCCGACCTGGCCGACCTCGTCGCCCGGCGCGCGAAGACCCTCGAGGAGCTGCCCGACCCGCAGGCCGCCGCCGTGAACACCCCGGCCGGTGTCGAGTGGACGTGGGACGTCGCGCTGCGCAACCGGGTGATCGACCTGTGGTCGCACGAGCAGGACATCCGTCGCGCCGTGGGACTGCCCGGAGGCCTCGACGCGCTCGGCGCGCAGGTGACCGTGGGCACGTTCGCCGCCGCGCTGCCGTACGTCCTGGGCCGCAAGGCCGGGGCGCCCGTGGGCAGCGTGGTGCGCTGGGTCGTCACCGGTCCGGTCCCGCTGGACTCCACGGTCGGCGTGGGCGACGACGGTCGTGCCCGCCGCACCGATGCCGAGCCCACCGCCACCGTGCGGATGGACACCGAGGCGTTCGCGATCCTCGCGGCAGGTCGCCGCGGCCCCGACGGGGTCGAGGTCGAGATCGACGGCGACCGGGAGCTGGCCGAGCGCGTCCTGGGCGCCATGGCCGTCACCACCTGA
- a CDS encoding cysteine peptidase family C39 domain-containing protein: MRPGPAVPVARLVRLARRGLARLQRSPRTPRRFAAAPVLAPEVAQRLRERIEQLTPADRRALDPTSHPRDFRQPNDTSCGAASLVVSRMLHDEAYALWVTTGHDVRSGATDAAPFAERWPAEVVRMHRRVSGLRDHDGDLQWPWLRVVGTSPWGAARQMTGEGGSGLPCHSYEARTLDPDDLASAFDLVLTAVEAGHTVPLYVGDEVRPAHVVLAMSARDGAVRVFEPSAGRLVRVDRDAFATATLRLGGWSVPWFAVLPR, translated from the coding sequence ATGCGTCCCGGGCCGGCAGTCCCCGTCGCGCGGCTGGTCCGCCTGGCGCGACGCGGCCTCGCCCGGCTCCAGCGCAGTCCTCGCACACCGCGGAGGTTCGCGGCGGCCCCCGTCCTCGCCCCCGAGGTCGCGCAGCGACTTCGCGAGCGCATCGAGCAGCTGACCCCCGCCGATCGCCGCGCCCTGGATCCCACGAGCCATCCGCGCGACTTCCGCCAGCCCAACGACACGTCGTGCGGCGCGGCGTCGCTCGTCGTGTCGCGGATGCTGCACGACGAGGCCTACGCACTGTGGGTGACCACGGGCCACGACGTCCGCAGCGGCGCCACCGACGCCGCGCCATTCGCCGAGCGCTGGCCCGCGGAGGTCGTGCGGATGCACCGCCGCGTCTCCGGCCTGCGCGACCACGACGGCGACCTCCAGTGGCCGTGGCTGCGCGTCGTCGGCACCTCGCCGTGGGGCGCCGCCCGCCAGATGACCGGCGAGGGAGGCTCGGGACTCCCCTGCCACTCCTACGAGGCGCGCACGCTCGACCCCGACGACCTGGCCTCCGCCTTCGACCTCGTCCTGACGGCCGTCGAGGCCGGTCACACCGTGCCGCTCTACGTGGGCGACGAGGTCCGCCCGGCGCACGTCGTGCTGGCCATGTCCGCCCGTGACGGCGCGGTGCGCGTCTTCGAGCCGAGCGCGGGCCGCCTCGTGCGCGTCGACCGCGACGCGTTCGCCACCGCAACCCTCCGGCTCGGCGGCTGGTCCGTGCCGTGGTTCGCGGTGCTGCCGCGCTGA
- a CDS encoding oxidoreductase: MTWSTEDIGDLTGRRALVTGATSGIGTETARELLRHGADVTITARDDRKAAATVADLGGDVEVVTLDLADLPGTIAAAQGLVDAGERFDVLVNNAGVMVPPYTQTMDGFELQIATNHLGHFAWTATLWPLLREGATRVVTVSSLAHASTKGIDLRSLEPNGDPRRYSRWRSYAESKLANLLFMKELDRRVKAVGLGLVSVGAHPGLTSTNLTKTTGSAMHHLAGAFSQSSRAGAWPSLRAATDPTFTGGEYVGPARLRQTRGRPKTVGMTSAARDPRLAAEVWSASESATGVVFEVA; encoded by the coding sequence ATGACCTGGAGCACCGAGGACATCGGCGACCTGACCGGAAGGCGCGCGCTCGTCACGGGCGCCACGAGCGGCATCGGGACCGAGACCGCACGCGAGCTGCTGCGCCACGGCGCCGACGTCACGATCACGGCGCGGGACGACCGGAAGGCGGCCGCCACCGTGGCCGACCTCGGCGGCGACGTCGAGGTGGTGACGCTCGACCTGGCCGACCTGCCGGGCACGATCGCCGCGGCGCAGGGGCTGGTCGACGCCGGCGAGCGCTTCGACGTGCTGGTGAACAACGCCGGCGTCATGGTGCCGCCGTACACGCAGACGATGGACGGCTTCGAGCTGCAGATCGCCACCAACCACCTCGGGCACTTCGCGTGGACCGCCACGCTGTGGCCGCTGCTGCGCGAGGGCGCCACGCGGGTGGTGACCGTGTCGTCGCTGGCGCACGCCTCCACGAAGGGCATCGACCTGCGGTCGCTGGAGCCGAACGGCGACCCGCGCCGCTACAGCCGCTGGCGGTCCTACGCCGAGTCGAAGCTGGCCAACCTGCTGTTCATGAAGGAGCTCGACCGGCGAGTGAAGGCCGTCGGCCTCGGTCTGGTCTCGGTCGGCGCGCACCCGGGTCTGACGTCGACGAACCTGACGAAGACCACCGGGTCGGCGATGCACCACCTCGCCGGTGCCTTCAGCCAGTCGTCGCGAGCCGGGGCGTGGCCGTCGCTGCGCGCCGCGACCGATCCGACCTTCACCGGCGGCGAGTACGTCGGCCCCGCGCGCCTGCGTCAGACCCGCGGACGACCGAAGACCGTGGGGATGACCTCCGCGGCACGCGACCCCCGCCTCGCCGCCGAGGTGTGGTCGGCCAGCGAGTCCGCCACCGGCGTCGTCTTCGAGGTCGCCTAG
- a CDS encoding MFS transporter yields the protein MSVQDRHHPGAYTVWLIGLAAYLLAVFHRSSLAVAGLVASERFDIGAAQLSAFVMLQLLVYAGMQIPVGLAVDRFGPRAVMLAGAVLLTLSQTAFAFAESYPTALVARFFVGMGDAMTFVCLLRLVTSWFSPRQIPQITLMTGPIGQLGAIIAAVPMTWALSTFGWTRAYLLAASFGLIITLAVLLRVRDEPHSRSVRGPALSWTNIRRSLADSWEHPGTRLGFWMHFVTQFSSTVLGLLWGYPFFVEGEHTSENFAGTLLTVMVVAVMFAGPVLGRFIASHPWHRSTLVMGIVLAIMAAWTAVLAWPGDAPRWMLVVLVIAVGVGGPAAMIGFDLVRTSNPVDRLSAATGIVNQAGFLASLVTVVAVGVILDHTDQNYKAAMSFQYVLWGLGLVQVWRYRVKTRARLVRDDPERWARHAGLG from the coding sequence AGCGCTTCGACATCGGCGCCGCGCAGCTCTCGGCGTTCGTGATGCTGCAGCTGCTGGTCTACGCCGGCATGCAGATTCCGGTGGGGCTCGCGGTCGACCGGTTCGGCCCGCGTGCCGTCATGCTGGCCGGCGCGGTGCTCCTCACGCTGTCGCAGACGGCGTTCGCGTTCGCCGAGTCCTACCCGACCGCGCTCGTGGCCCGGTTCTTCGTCGGCATGGGCGACGCGATGACCTTCGTGTGCCTGCTGCGCCTCGTGACCTCGTGGTTCTCGCCACGCCAGATCCCGCAGATCACGCTGATGACCGGCCCGATCGGGCAGCTGGGCGCGATCATCGCCGCGGTGCCGATGACCTGGGCCCTCAGCACGTTCGGCTGGACGCGGGCGTACCTCCTGGCCGCCTCGTTCGGCCTGATCATCACGCTCGCGGTGCTGCTGCGCGTGCGCGACGAGCCGCACTCGCGCTCGGTGCGCGGGCCGGCGTTGTCGTGGACGAACATCCGGCGGTCGCTGGCCGACTCGTGGGAGCACCCCGGCACCCGGCTCGGGTTCTGGATGCACTTCGTCACGCAGTTCAGCTCGACCGTGCTCGGTCTGCTGTGGGGCTACCCGTTCTTCGTCGAGGGCGAGCACACCTCGGAGAACTTCGCGGGCACGCTGCTGACCGTGATGGTCGTCGCCGTCATGTTCGCCGGACCCGTGCTCGGCCGCTTCATCGCGAGCCATCCGTGGCACCGCTCCACCCTCGTCATGGGCATCGTCCTGGCGATCATGGCCGCGTGGACGGCGGTCCTCGCGTGGCCCGGCGACGCGCCCCGCTGGATGCTCGTCGTGCTGGTGATCGCGGTGGGCGTCGGTGGACCCGCCGCCATGATCGGCTTCGACCTCGTGCGCACCTCGAACCCGGTGGACCGGCTCTCCGCCGCGACCGGGATCGTCAACCAGGCGGGATTCCTGGCCAGCCTGGTCACCGTGGTCGCGGTGGGCGTGATCCTCGACCACACCGACCAGAACTACAAGGCCGCCATGAGCTTCCAGTACGTCCTGTGGGGACTCGGGCTCGTGCAGGTGTGGCGCTACCGGGTGAAGACCCGCGCCCGCCTGGTCCGCGACGACCCCGAGCGCTGGGCCCGCCACGCCGGCCTCGGCTGA